GACGGCTAGCAAATTTATCTCAGAACGAATTCCTCAATCAGAAAAGACTGTTCAAAATGCTGAAAGAGCACTCCGACAATTTAAGCAGAAAAATCAGATTGTAGACCTGAGTAACCGAGAGCAAGATGCCGAGGCAAAAATTGCTGAATTACAAGGAAAAATCAGTGATGCCCAAGCTCAAATTGCACAACTTCAAACTGAAGCAAATGTACTAAGTAATCAATTGGGCATGACGCCGCAACAAGCCATGGCAGCAGTTAGCCTAAGCCAATCTGCCGAGATTCGCGATGTGCTCACCCAGCTACAACAAACTGAGTCTCAGCTCGCCCTACAGACTAACCAGCTTACGGCCACTCACCCTACGGTTCTCGGTCTAGCTCGGGATGTAAACAAATTAAAAGCTCTGTTCCAACAACGTGCCCAGAAAATACTGGGGACAGAAGTAGCCGCCCCTGAACCCTTGATTGGTTCCCTGCAAGAAGAGTTGACTGCTGACCTCGTCAAATTAGAGGCCCAAAGACAAGGCTTAGTCAGTCAGGTCATTGCTCACTCAAAAACTTTAGAATCCTATAAGCAACAACTCAATATTTTCCCTGGTTTGGCAGAAAAGCAGCGAGAGTTAGAGCGAAAATTGGAGGCAGCACAGTCTACCTATGCTTTACTCTTGCAAAAACAGCAGGAGATTTTAGCTGAGGCGAATCAAAAAGTGGGGAATGCGCGAGTTTTGGTCCCCGCTCAAATTCCAAAATCGCCAGTTACACCGAGTCAAGCCGACTATTTGGCAACTGGATTATTAGGGGTGTTAGCCTTCTTCTCTACTGCCTACATACTGGAAACCCTGGATAAATCCATTCGGACTGTCGAAGACGCCGTGCATCAATTTGAGTATCCTCTATTGGGGGTTATTCCCGCGTTCGGGAATTCTAATCATTCGCTGTTTTACGATGGGGGATTACAACAATTAGCCCCTAAACTATTCCTCAGAGATTTTCCTGATTCACCGGTCAGTAACGCCTTTCGAATGCTACAAGTTAGCCTAAAATCGATACAAACAGGCCGCCATTGCCAAACTTTAGTGGTGACAAGTACATCGCCCCAAGAGGGGAAATCAACGGTGGTCGCAAATTTGGCCATGGCCCTTGCCCAGGCAGGAAATTACGTTCTGGTTGTGGACGGTAATCTTCGAAATCCGTTCCAAGACCGTATGTGGGATGTCTCGAATGAATTCGGCTTAAGCAATGTCTTGTTTGGGCAGGCTGATTTAAAGTCAGCGACTCAATCGGTCACTGCCCATGTGGATGTAATGACAGCGGGTAATCTTCATGCCAATGCCATGGGGATCTTGGAATCAAAACATATGACTGTGATGCTCAATGCAGCCAAATCTACCTATCACTATGTTCTGATTGATGCTCCTTCTCTAAACTCAGCAGCAGATGTATCTATTTTGGGAGGGCGAGCGGATGGCATTGTAATTGTGGTTAAACCTGGTATCGCCAACCTTCCCAATATAGCTGCAGCAAAAGAGCTATTGATGCGCTCAGGACAACAAGTAAAGGGGCTGATTATCAATGGCGCTTTATCACAGGATCAACCCTACGGTACCTTCCAGGCTCACTCCATGAACGGTCAGGTGGCTCCCCAGCCTTTGCCAACCCCATCCTCTAGTATTTCGTTCAATCCAAATCCTTTCCCCGATTACACCCCTGAAGCCCCATCGCAGGTTTTAGTACAGCCGAAGAGTCAAGCCCCCGATGAACTCCCGTTGCGGGATTTACAAGATCAAGTTGAGCATTTGCGGGCAGTCTGGATCCGATCGGTTCAGTTTGTAGATGAACAAGAAGAAGAGCTGGTTCAACTGCACCATACAGTGTCTGATTTGCAAGAGCAGATCCGCGATGCAGGCGGTTACTCCCACAGTTCTTCGGCAGCAACGGATCTGATTCGGCTAGAGCTTCGGTTAGCCCATGAAAAAGAACGGTTGCGCTTGTTTGAAAAAACTTTGGCTGGGCAACGGCAACGTTTACAGTCCCAGCAGGCGGTTTTTCAACATCATCTAGGACTGCTCCAGCGACGGATTAAGCGAATTGTGGGCCATCTCAATCAGGATCACCATTGGCATGCTTGATGGATTGTATGTTGCCCTTTCTGATTGCGGATCTACCTCAATAGCGAGGAAACTAGGCTGAAGTTTTGAGGCTGTCTAAAACAGACGCTAATAAACCAGGGAATAGGTCATCGAGTTCTTCTCGCCGCAGAGAATTATGATGTTGAGTCCCTTCTTTGCGCGAATAAATCACACCAGACTCCCGCAAAATTTTGAAGTGATGGGAGAGGGTGGATTTCGCAATTTCACAATCGAAGGCATTGCAGGTCAATTCACCTGAAGTGGCTAGTTGATTCACAATATCTAGTCGCACGGGATCTCCCAGGGCGTACAACACAGCCGCCAAGGAGATCTGCTGCGGTTCTGGGTGGAACAAAATTTTCATAGTTGCATTATGCCATGGGATGATTTATATTTTAATTATTCGAGATTCTCGAATATACGAACAATTAAGGAGGCTCCATTATGTCTTCTACTACTGCTATCAATGACACCACCTTTACTACAGAGGTGCTTGAGAGCCAGCAGCCTGTTCTCGTTGATTTTTGGGCCCCTTGGTGTGGACCTTGCCGCATGGTCGGTCCCATCGTTGATGACATCGCTGCGGACTACCAAGATCAAGTCAAAGTCGTTAAGTTCAATGTGGATGAGAGTAGCGATGTTGCCAGTCGATATGGCATTCGTAGCATTCCCACACTAATCGTCTTTAAGGAAGGCCAACCCGTTGAAACGCTGGTAGGGGCATCTCCTAAAGCAACCTTGGTTGAAGCCTTAGACAAACATCTATAAGACTCCTGATTTTTCGTTCCTGATGGTAAGGCGAAGCGCGCGCCGCCTCACCGTTTACTTTGTTTTGCCTGGTAGGCAAGTTCAGTTCTGATACTCCAAACCAACAGGAAGAGTTTCCATGTCTATTTCATCATTGTTTGACCCCATTCGTCTGGGTGCTGTTGACCTCCGCAACCGAATGGTAATGGCACCATTAACCCGAGGTCGATCCGGCCCGGATCGAATTCCCAACGCTTTAATGGCTGAGTATTACCAGCAGCGGGCGAGTGCAGGTCTGATTATTACAGAAGCGACTCAAGTTTCTGAGCAAGCGGCGGGCTGGTCTGAAACGCCAGGGATTTATTCTGAAGCCCAAATTCAGGCTTGGCGCCAGGTGACTGATGCCGTTCATCGGCAAGATGGCAAGATTTTCCTGCAACTTTGGCATACGGGACGGGCCTCTCATCCAGATTTTCAGTTGAATGGGGCACGACCGATTTCTGCCTCGGCGATTAAGCCAGCGGGTGAAGTTCATACCCCGCAGGGTAAAAAAACATTTGTGACCCCCAGGGCTGTGAGTCTGGAAGAGATTCCAAGTATTGTTCAAGACTTTGCTCAAGCTACTGGCAATGCTCGAAAAGCGGGATTTGATGGGGTTGAAATCCATGGGGCTAATGGATACTTAATTGATCAGTTCCTTCGAGATGGCACCAACCAACGGCAAGACGCCTATGGGGGCACGATCGAAAAACGAGTCCGGTTTCTGTTAGAAGTTATCGAGGCGGTGGTGGATACCTGGAGTGCTGATCATGTTGGCGTTCGACTGTCTCCTACGAATGCCTTTAATGACATGAGAGATAGTAATCCGATCGCAACCTTCACGCATGCAGCCCAAGCCCTCAATACTTATAATCTGGCCTATCTTCATGTCCTTGAAGCCTTGCCGGGTCATATGCTGGCGGTGGAAGGCGAGCGGGTGACTCCCTATATTCGACAGGTTTTTCAAGGTCCACTGATGATCAACGGTGGCTATGATGCGGTCAGTGGTGCGGCTGCGATCGCAAACCAAGAAGCCGATGTAGTCGCCTATGGCGTCCCGTTTATTGCTAATCCTGACTTACCGGAACGCTTTGCTAAACAAGCCCCCCTCAATGAACCCGACCCATCCACGTTCTATACCCGGGGGGCAGAAGGCTATACGGACTATCCATTTTTAGACCCGTTAGAGACTGCCGCATAGCAATGAGCAATTTTTCCTGATACTTTCCTAGATCGTCTCGTGGTTTCCCGTTGGGTGACTACGAGGCTTTTTTGATCGGTGAATTTGCACCTAAAAATTAATGATGTATTTTTTAGGTGCATTGTCTCAATCGGGGCCATTACAACCCTAAGTCGGATAGGCCAGGATGATCGGCAGGACGGGGGCCTAAGGGCCAGTGGAATTTGCGATCGCCCTCCTGTATCGGCAGATCATTGATACTGGCAATACGGCGTTTCATGAGACCTAGCTCATTAAACTCCCAGTTTTCATTCCCATAGGCGCGAAACCAACTCCCCGAATCGTCATGCCATTCATAGGCAAAACGCACAGCAATTCGGTTATCGTGGGTGGCCCAGAGTTCTTTAATCAGACGATAGTCCAATTCTTTCGCCCACTTGCGCTGCAAAAAAGCCACAATTTCGGCACGACCTGAAACAAACTCAGCGCGGTTTCGCCAAACACTATCAACGCTATAGGCCAGAGATACTTTTTCAGGATTTCGACCATTCCAGGCATCTTCGGCAAAGCGGACTTTATCGGTTGCAGATTCGATATCAAAGGGAGGCAAAGGGGGTTTTGCAATATCTTCAGGCATAGGAAAACGATTCAAAGTAGAAAAACAATGAGCCTGGAGGGTTGGCTGGATTGCGGATTAGCCAAACCTAGAGCCACACTCAGTCCCCAAGGATAGGGAGTTCTGTTCCCTGAAAGGGTAGTCTATGATTCAAAATGCTATTTCCGAGGC
The genomic region above belongs to Acaryochloris sp. CCMEE 5410 and contains:
- a CDS encoding polysaccharide biosynthesis tyrosine autokinase; the protein is MLTLGTLAIKLLYQPLYVAEGQLRFTKVNPISKLTTLGTEIGNLDPLDLEGRPLETESAVIQSTPLLQTTLNKLSTQEEIDYPLDLKGFRQNFVIADVKGTDILRITYKSINSEHAAAAVNLLMEVYLENHLQDNRNSIETASKFISERIPQSEKTVQNAERALRQFKQKNQIVDLSNREQDAEAKIAELQGKISDAQAQIAQLQTEANVLSNQLGMTPQQAMAAVSLSQSAEIRDVLTQLQQTESQLALQTNQLTATHPTVLGLARDVNKLKALFQQRAQKILGTEVAAPEPLIGSLQEELTADLVKLEAQRQGLVSQVIAHSKTLESYKQQLNIFPGLAEKQRELERKLEAAQSTYALLLQKQQEILAEANQKVGNARVLVPAQIPKSPVTPSQADYLATGLLGVLAFFSTAYILETLDKSIRTVEDAVHQFEYPLLGVIPAFGNSNHSLFYDGGLQQLAPKLFLRDFPDSPVSNAFRMLQVSLKSIQTGRHCQTLVVTSTSPQEGKSTVVANLAMALAQAGNYVLVVDGNLRNPFQDRMWDVSNEFGLSNVLFGQADLKSATQSVTAHVDVMTAGNLHANAMGILESKHMTVMLNAAKSTYHYVLIDAPSLNSAADVSILGGRADGIVIVVKPGIANLPNIAAAKELLMRSGQQVKGLIINGALSQDQPYGTFQAHSMNGQVAPQPLPTPSSSISFNPNPFPDYTPEAPSQVLVQPKSQAPDELPLRDLQDQVEHLRAVWIRSVQFVDEQEEELVQLHHTVSDLQEQIRDAGGYSHSSSAATDLIRLELRLAHEKERLRLFEKTLAGQRQRLQSQQAVFQHHLGLLQRRIKRIVGHLNQDHHWHA
- a CDS encoding helix-turn-helix transcriptional regulator, translated to MKILFHPEPQQISLAAVLYALGDPVRLDIVNQLATSGELTCNAFDCEIAKSTLSHHFKILRESGVIYSRKEGTQHHNSLRREELDDLFPGLLASVLDSLKTSA
- the trxA gene encoding thioredoxin, producing MSSTTAINDTTFTTEVLESQQPVLVDFWAPWCGPCRMVGPIVDDIAADYQDQVKVVKFNVDESSDVASRYGIRSIPTLIVFKEGQPVETLVGASPKATLVEALDKHL
- a CDS encoding alkene reductase, encoding MSISSLFDPIRLGAVDLRNRMVMAPLTRGRSGPDRIPNALMAEYYQQRASAGLIITEATQVSEQAAGWSETPGIYSEAQIQAWRQVTDAVHRQDGKIFLQLWHTGRASHPDFQLNGARPISASAIKPAGEVHTPQGKKTFVTPRAVSLEEIPSIVQDFAQATGNARKAGFDGVEIHGANGYLIDQFLRDGTNQRQDAYGGTIEKRVRFLLEVIEAVVDTWSADHVGVRLSPTNAFNDMRDSNPIATFTHAAQALNTYNLAYLHVLEALPGHMLAVEGERVTPYIRQVFQGPLMINGGYDAVSGAAAIANQEADVVAYGVPFIANPDLPERFAKQAPLNEPDPSTFYTRGAEGYTDYPFLDPLETAA
- a CDS encoding nuclear transport factor 2 family protein, which encodes MPEDIAKPPLPPFDIESATDKVRFAEDAWNGRNPEKVSLAYSVDSVWRNRAEFVSGRAEIVAFLQRKWAKELDYRLIKELWATHDNRIAVRFAYEWHDDSGSWFRAYGNENWEFNELGLMKRRIASINDLPIQEGDRKFHWPLGPRPADHPGLSDLGL